A part of Chanos chanos chromosome 9, fChaCha1.1, whole genome shotgun sequence genomic DNA contains:
- the prkaa1 gene encoding 5'-AMP-activated protein kinase catalytic subunit alpha-1: MATDKQKHEGRVKIGHYILGDTLGVGTFGKVKVGQHELTKHQVAVKILNRQKIRSLDVVGKIRREIQNLKLFRHPHIIKLYQVISTPTDIFMVMEYVSGGELFDYICKNGKLDEKESRRLFQQIISAVDYCHRHMVVHRDLKPENVLLDAHMNAKIADFGLSNMMSDGEFLRTSCGSPNYAAPEVISGRLYAGPEVDIWSSGVILYALLCGTLPFDDDHVPTLFKKICDGIFFTPQYLNASVISLLKHMLQVDPMKRATIKEIREDEWFKQDLPKYLFPEDASYSSTMIDEEALKEVCEKFECTEEEVLNCLYSRNHQDPLAVAYHLIIDNRRIMSEAKDFYLASSPPDSFLDDLPAHHTTKPHPERVPFLVAEAQPRPRHTLDELNPQKSKHLGVRRAKWHLGIRSQSRPNDIMSEVCRAMKQLDYEWKVVNPYYLRVRRKNPITGMQTKMSLQLYQVDSRTYLLDFRSIDDDVFEAKSGTATPHRSGSVGNYRTALKNDRNETDEGKGDMGAPSTPPVVGSVTSSLTSSVDSTGGETFPRPGSHTIEFFEMCANLIKLLAR; this comes from the exons ATGGCGAcggacaaacagaaacatgaaggCAGAGTGAAGATCGGACATTACATTCTTGGCGATACGCTTGGAGTTGGAACATTTGGAAAAGTTAAAG TGGGTCAGCATGAACTGACCAAGCATCAGGTTGCGGTGAAGATTCTGAACCGGCAGAAGATTCGCAGTCTGGATGTCGTGGGGAAGATCCGTCGGGAGATCCAGAACCTCAAACTCTTTCGCCATCCTCATATCATAAAGCT GTACCAGGTCATCAGCACACCCACAGATATCTTCATGGTGATGGAGTATGTGTCAGGTGGAGAGCTCTTCGACTATATCTGCAAAAATGGAAAG CTGGACGAGAAGGAGAGCAGACGTCTTTTCCAGCAGATCATCTCTGCGGTGGATTACTGCCACAGACACATGGTGGTGCACAGAGACCTGAAGCCTGAGAACGTGCTGCTGGATGCACACATGAACGCCAAGATCGCCGACTTCG GTTTGTCAAATATGATGTCAGATGGAGAGTTCCTGCGAACGAGCTGCGGTTCCCCAAACTATGCTGCGCCAGAGGTCATATCTGGAAG GTTATATGCAGGTCCAGAGGTGGATATCTGGAGCAGTGGGGTGATTCTGTATGCTCTACTCTGTGGGACGCTGCCTTTCGATGATGACCATGTGCCAACACTCTTTAAGAAGATCTGTGATGGGATTTTCTTCACCCCTCAGTACCTGAACGCCTCTGTGATCAGTCTCCTCAAACACATGCTGCAGGTGGACCCCATGAAAAGAGCCACCATCAAAGAGATCCG aGAGGATGAGTGGTTTAAGCAGGATCTGCCAAAGTACCTCTTTCCCGAAGACGCCTCCTATAGCAGCACCATGATTGATGAGGAGGCACTGAAGGAGGTGTGTGAGAAGTTTGAGTGCACTGAGGAGGAGGTGCTGAATTGTCTGTACAG tcgtAATCATCAGGATCCGCTGGCTGTTGCATATCATTTAATCATAGATAACCGGCGCATCATGAGCGAGGCCAAAGACTTCTATCTGGCCTCCAGCCCACCAGACTCTTTCCTCGATGACTTACCTGCCCACCATACGACCAAACCCCACCCAGAGCGCGTGCCCTTCCTGGTGGCAGAAGCGCAGCCACGCCCCCGCCACACTCTGGATGAGCTGAACCCGCAGAAGTCCAAACACCTGGGTGTGAGGCGGGCCAAGTGGCACCTGGGCATCCGAAGCCAAAGCCGCCCCAATGACATAATGAGTGAGGTGTGCAGAGCCATGAAACAGCTGGACTATGAGTGGAAA GTAGTGAACCCGTACTACCTGCGGGTGAGAAGGAAGAACCCCATCACTGGCATGCAGACTAAGATGAGTCTCCAGCTGTACCAGGTAGACAGCAGAACCTATCTACTGGACTTCAGGAGTATAGACG acgaCGTGTTTGAGGCAAAATCGGGGACAGCAACCCCTCATCGCTCTGGCTCGGTGGGAAACTATAGGACTGCACTGAAAAACGACAGAAACGAGACCGATGAGGGGAAGGGGGACATGGGTGCCCCATCCACACCCCCTGTGGTGGGCTCTGTAACCTCTTCCCTGACCTCCTCTGTGGACTCCACAGGGGGTGAGACATTCCCCCGTCCTGGCAGTCATACCATCGAGTTTTTCGAGATGTGTGCCAATCTCATCAAGCTACTGGCACGATAA